From a region of the Babylonia areolata isolate BAREFJ2019XMU chromosome 21, ASM4173473v1, whole genome shotgun sequence genome:
- the LOC143296142 gene encoding uncharacterized protein LOC143296142 translates to MKETQTHSAQTDQPWGWVITAAVFGSNALSVGYYRAFGVFFVEILSSFRSSTSTTSLIMGVQSAVLSLSALVVHSVVLPVTGERRSALLGGVLMAVGMMITTFATSIPFLIFSLSVLVGLGNAMTYGPSLVLLGQYFERRRAVAMAVATSGSSVGSMTLPLLATHLLHTYGLRGAWLLYGAVTLHLCVFASLYRPLGQQQQQQKGKEGSEDDVESSSAGALLGDSKQCRGDGQSVKMDPEALDVGSLRTDAGLPGRVVDKEEEGEGGVVAGGKEPLFVRGGEAGDVLGDARKQNDAYLVAERYRKYLGEGGDTAKPFCSAEDMSSSSSSSFFFFPRGSGRPPARGDLHGKRSSTVGDLRCPSPHHPRHPLHPHSGSSATDGTSLLQRRLERESIHSSHPYLLVPSPSLTLLTQEEADAPSSTSSSSSTTCEGRGCRGVWSKVSCGGDLLRRPVFWLIQAYVCLGVVGATGAGVYLPALCGERGLSPGDTAVVLTVWGALNLVGRLLFGVLADRQWLGPCHISALAFLGIGLLFQLLPVLPSSLGVMVGVAAVYGVLEGAYFSMLPLIIIHLLSLRHFSRTLGFVQLSQGAFATLSYPVLGRLKDLTGNYNATFQCLGACALMASVLLLLESGVRALKSRRSSADCDCSQNL, encoded by the exons AtgaaggagacacagacacacagtgctcAGACTGACCAGCCCTGGGGATGGGTCATCACGGCTG CGGTGTTCGGCTCCAACGCGCTGAGTGTCGGGTACTACCGGGCCTTTGGGGTGTTCTTCGTGGAGATACTCTCCTCCTTccgctcctccacctccaccacctccctcatcaTGGGCGTGCAGTCCGCCGTCCTCTCCCTCTCAG CTCTGGTGGTGCACAGTGTGGTGCTGCCGGTGACAGGGGAGAGGAGGTCGGCCCTGCTGGGCGGCGTCCTGATGGCTGTGGGCATGATGATCACCACCTTCGCCACCTCCATCCCCTTCCTCATCTTCTCCCTCTCCGTCCTcgttg GGCTGGGCAACGCCATGACCTACGGGCCCAGCCTGGTGCTGCTGGGCCAGTACTTCGAGCGGCGGCGGGCCGTGGCCATGGCCGTGGCCACCTCGGGGTCCAGCGTGGGCAGCATGACTCTGCCGCTGCTGGCCACGCACCTGCTGCACACGTACGGACTGCGGGGCGCCTGGCTGCTGTACGGCGCCGTCACGCTGCATCTGTGTGTCTTCGCCAGCCTCTACAGACCCCtcggccagcagcagcagcagcagaaaggcAAAGAGGGGTCTGAGGACGACGTGGAGTCTTCCTCTGCGGGAGCCTTGCTGGGAGACAGCAAACAGTGTCGGGGCGACGGCCAGTCGGTGAAGATGGACCCAGAGGCCCTGGACGTGGGGTCGCTGAGGACTGACGCTGGGTTGCCAGGGCGTGTcgtggacaaggaggaggagggggaggggggcgtggtggcggGGGGGAAGGAACCTCTCTTCGTCCGGGGAGGGGAGGCGGGCGATGTTCTTGGCGACGCGCGAAAACAGAACGACGCCTATCTTGTGGCAGAGCGATACCGGAAgtacctgggggaggggggtgacaccGCCAAACCGTTCTGCAGCGCCGAAgacatgtcctcctcctcctcctcctcgttcttcttctttccccggGGCTCCGGCAGGCCCCCAGCCCGCGGGGACCTGCACGGGAAACGGAGCAGCACCGTGGGGGACCTGaggtgcccctccccccaccacccccgccaccccctccacccccacagcgGAAGTTCAGCCACCGACGGGACCTCGTTGCTGCAgaggaggctggagagagagtCCATCCACTCCAGCCACCCCTACCTcctcgtcccctccccctccctcaccctgctCACCCAGGAGGAAGCTgacgccccctcctccacctcctcctcctcctccacgaccTGCGAGGGAAGGGGGTGCAGGGGTGTGTGGAGCAAG GTGTCGTGTGGCGGGGACCTGCTCCGAAGGCCGGTGTTCTGGCTGATCCAGGCCTACGTCTGTCTCGGGGTGGTCGGGGCCACCGGGGCCGGGGTCTACCTGCCCGCGCTGTGCGGGGAGCGCGGTTTGAGCCCCGGGGACACGGCGGTGGTGCTGACCGTGTGGGGGGCCCTCAACCTGGTCGGCAGGCTGCTCTTCGGGGTCCTGGCCGACCGCCAGTGGCTGGGCCCCTGCCACATCTCCGCACTGGCCTTCCTCGGGATCGGCCTGCTGTTCCAGCTGCTGCCCGTGCTCCCGTCCTCcctgggggtgatggtgggcgtGGCGGCGGTGTACGGGGTGCTGGAGGGGGCCTACTTCAGCATGCTGcccctcatcatcatccacctcctctccctccgccaCTTCTCCAGGACCCTGGGCTTCGTGCAGCTGTCGCAGGGGGCGTTCGCCACTCTGTCCTACCCCGTGCTGG GGAGACTGAAGGACCTCACCGGGAACTACAACGCCACATTCCAGTGTTTGGGTGCATGTGCACTGATGGCCAGCGTTCTTCTGCTCTTGGAATCGGGTGTGCGTGCACTCAAATCAAGACGGTCTTCAGCGGACTGTGATTGTTCCCAAAACCTgtag
- the LOC143296435 gene encoding uncharacterized protein LOC143296435, with translation MLSATRTPSPLLTTATTTTLLLLFLTSPASPLPMGMECYPVGMQGSCLRGCLSCWDAFGGELYDMAACCKECRKTQAFLIDQGPTRCSMDHVQKSWLKRFG, from the coding sequence ATGCTGTCAGCAACTCGCACGCCCtcgccactgctgaccaccgccaccaccaccaccctcctcctcctgttcctgacCAGCCCCGCCAGCCCCCTGCCCATGGGCATGGAGTGCTACCCGGTGGGCATGCAAGGGTCCTGCCTGCGAGGCTGCCTCAGCTGCTGGGACGCCTTCGGCGGGGAGCTGTACGACATGGCGGCGTGCTGCAAGGAGTGCCGCAAGACCCAGGCCTTCCTCATCGACCAGGGGCCCACCCGCTGCTCCATGGACCACGTGCAGAAGAGCTGGCTCAAACGCTTCGGctga